The Desulfomonilaceae bacterium genome window below encodes:
- a CDS encoding Rnf-Nqr domain containing protein, translating to MKIRKKLSCAGVITVALFLLVTAFPEMARAATGSGSFNKDTEIQISFGVPVDQSWGQNPQNYRVFQKTDPDIEIPVKSVTLDPRKTTAVLKFGEPLNVSSEYGVDAKGVMSKGKSLGDIQFLVKKSEAQILFTIFLGAMLINNFVFTKYLGLCIFFGVSQKKETAIGMGMTFTVVMVLSAIMCWALYSYVLTPLHLGFLQIIVFIGTVAIFVQAMDTILRKVNPYLFKKLGVYLVLIVTNCIILAVPLINADSKNGPFESLTLGLGAGLGFALALFLMSCVREKLELCRVPSVFKGLPIAFVVTGLFALAFLGFSGLSIF from the coding sequence ATGAAAATTCGCAAAAAACTGTCTTGCGCTGGAGTGATAACGGTAGCCTTGTTCCTGCTCGTTACTGCTTTTCCCGAAATGGCGCGGGCGGCCACAGGCTCGGGTTCCTTTAATAAAGACACGGAAATCCAAATTTCATTTGGTGTGCCAGTAGACCAATCTTGGGGTCAAAATCCCCAGAATTACAGAGTATTTCAAAAGACAGATCCTGATATTGAAATTCCGGTAAAATCGGTAACGCTGGACCCTAGAAAAACAACGGCTGTCTTAAAATTCGGCGAACCCCTTAACGTATCAAGTGAATACGGAGTTGACGCGAAAGGTGTGATGTCCAAAGGAAAATCTCTTGGTGACATTCAGTTTTTGGTGAAAAAGAGCGAAGCCCAAATTCTTTTCACCATATTTCTCGGAGCTATGCTCATCAACAATTTTGTTTTCACCAAGTATTTGGGGCTGTGTATTTTCTTCGGTGTCTCACAGAAGAAAGAAACTGCTATTGGTATGGGGATGACGTTTACGGTAGTCATGGTGTTGAGCGCCATAATGTGTTGGGCGCTATATTCGTATGTGTTAACCCCTCTCCATTTGGGTTTTTTGCAGATCATCGTGTTTATTGGTACCGTTGCCATTTTTGTTCAGGCTATGGACACCATCCTTAGAAAGGTGAACCCTTACCTGTTCAAGAAGCTCGGAGTGTACCTTGTGCTCATTGTCACTAACTGTATCATTTTGGCTGTTCCGTTGATTAACGCGGACAGTAAGAACGGACCATTTGAAAGTCTTACTCTGGGTCTGGGAGCTGGTTTAGGATTTGCTCTGGCATTGTTCTTGATGTCTTGCGTAAGGGAAAAGCTTGAACTATGTCGTGTTCCGAGTGTG
- the rsxE gene encoding electron transport complex subunit RsxE, with protein MNRNIKLLWNGLIPENPIFRLALSMCPAVAVTTSVENGLMLGLAVIFVQVFSSCTVAIFKSFIHPRIRIPAYVIVIALWVTVIDMILPVISPDVYKKVELFVKLIVVFAIIISRLELFASKEPLVPSFFDGLGMGIGFLFGLCLTGAIREFFGTGQIFGFDILGFNPLLIMVLPAGGFFVIGFIMAAFNYIEYKLTGKIPSSGGAH; from the coding sequence GTGAACAGGAATATTAAGCTTCTCTGGAATGGCCTGATACCTGAAAATCCTATCTTCCGCCTCGCTTTAAGTATGTGCCCGGCGGTTGCTGTGACAACCTCGGTGGAAAATGGATTGATGCTAGGCCTTGCTGTCATTTTCGTCCAGGTGTTTTCGAGTTGTACAGTTGCTATATTCAAGTCGTTTATTCACCCCAGGATAAGAATCCCGGCGTATGTCATCGTGATTGCCCTGTGGGTCACAGTCATTGATATGATACTTCCGGTAATATCACCGGATGTTTATAAGAAGGTCGAGTTATTTGTTAAGTTGATTGTCGTTTTTGCGATCATCATTTCTCGACTTGAACTTTTTGCGTCAAAGGAGCCACTCGTTCCATCCTTTTTTGACGGTTTGGGGATGGGGATCGGATTCTTGTTTGGCCTATGCCTTACCGGGGCGATTAGAGAGTTTTTTGGAACTGGTCAGATCTTCGGATTCGATATACTTGGATTCAATCCCTTGTTAATAATGGTTCTTCCTGCTGGTGGTTTTTTTGTTATCGGATTTATCATGGCGGCTTTCAACTACATCGAATACAAGCTTACGGGAAAGATCCCATCATCGGGAGGGGCCCATTAA